DNA from Chitinophaga pendula:
GCCATTTTTTGAGTGTCGGGTCGGTATTCCTTTGTGTGAGGGCGAATGCGATACCATCGTAATCGAGGAATTTTTGTTCCATGTCATAGCCGCCGAGTTCTTTGTCGAGGTATTCGAAGAAGTCGTTGCGGATGTACTGGGCTATCTGGGGTGACCACACTCCTTTTTGCGCGGTTACGGGCGAATGGTCTGCGCGGATGGCAGGTTTGCTATTGCCGTTGTAGCGTTTTAGCAATGTGAGGAATGTATCTGGCTCCATGTATCCGGCTTCTTTGGTCAGTTCTTCTCCATTGCTGTTGAAGATGATGGTAGCGGGCCAGCCATAGTCTTTATAGCGGGCGTAGAGGTCCGGACGTTTGTCCTGATTGGAACGTATGGTGATGTAATGATCGGCGAGGTAGTTGATGACGGTAGTGTTGCCGTATGTTTTTTCATCCATTACGTGGCACCAGTGGCACCAGGAGGCACCCAGGTCTAGTATGACTGGTTTGTTCTCCTGGCGAGCTTTGTTGAAAGCGGTGGCATCAAATTGTTGCCAGTCAATAGACTGGGCGGCGGCGTGATGAGCGATTCCCCAACTGGCAGCACTTAACAAGTATATGATCGTACGTAACGCTCGCATATCATCATATACGGCGCTTTTCTCCCTATGGATTGGGTATGCCTGTCAATGATTCGTTAATACCTCTGTGATGGGTTGTCCGATGCTGCCGGAGGGCATTTGTATTTGCGGGAATGCGGCTAAGGTGGGTGCGATGTCTGTGATCGCTACGGGGAGGTAGGTGCGGTGATGATGAATATATCTCCGCTACGTTTGCCGTTGCAGCCATTGATGAACATTTTATTAAAAGGAGCAGGCAGTGTTGCCAGCTGGCCTTGTTGTACGCTGATGGCATCGGCGATATGCGGATAGTTGCGCAGTTCGCGGATGATAAAACGTTCGATGGCGATCTCCTCTCCTTTTGCGGCGGTGATGGCAGGTCTGTTCAGATATATCTGTGCTTTCTGATCTGTGCTGATAGCATTAGCGATACAGAACTGTGCCTGTATTTTTTCATTCAGCGAAGCTGCGAAGGATAATTTCATGTCGCCACTTTCTTTATAGCTGCTGATGGGATATAGTGTTTGATACGTTATCGGGGAGTGTGGGTATGGTATCATGTTTCTTTTTGCGGAGGTGGCTGATCACTTCATTGCGCATCATGATGAAGAAGTAGTTGTTGAGGTCATCGAGGTGATTGATCTTTTCTTTGAGGCGCCATATTTTGAGGAGGACGTTCATGGCTAGTTCTTCGCGTAGTAGTTGATCGGAGATGAATGCTGTGGCATATTGGAGTATGCGAGGGTAACAATGATCGAATACGGCTTTGAAATGCAGGTCGCCCTCATTCAGCCATTTAGTGATCAGTATATCGAGGTGAGAAAAATCTTCCATCAGGTATTGTTGCTATCCCCAGCGTGAGGGCAAAGATAGGGTGGTGATGTTAAGCCATTATTAAATTGGGGCGATGTAAAAGGAAAGGGCGGCTTCCGTTTTGAGATGGAAGCCGCCCTTGATGTTCAGAGCGGGAAAAATGTTAGTCTTTTAGTTTATTGAGGAATCCGGACAATTTGAACAGCAGTTCATCCTGGAGGCCTGCGCGAAGTTTAGCTTCTTCGTCGGTGATACCGAGGCGTCTGAGGCGTTGGTAGTATACGAAGGAGCCACCTATGAGTTCGAGGCATTCCTGTATTTTCTGTTTTACTTCTTCTTCTTTGCTTTTTTTGTCGAATTCTTTTTTAGACAATATTTTATCTACGAAGTAGAAGTTGTCTTTGTCTTCCACCCATTTCTGTCCTTCTCTGTGTTGAGGTTTGTATACTTCGAGGTATACGTTGTCGAGTTTGAGCACCTGTCCGTATTCGCTACGTATATCGATGACTGTTGGAGCGGTGGCGGAGGGCTGTTTGGTCAGTCGTTTTTTGATATTGTTGCTGATCTCTATTCCCAGTTCGCCGCTGCTCATAAGTATCTGATTGAGTTCGGAGAATTCGAGGCCGATGGTGATACGGGTGAGGCGTCCATTGGTTCTGACTTTACCGATGAGGCTAGGTGTTGTTTGGTCATCGAACATGATATCTTCGACCTGTACTTTGGTGATGGTCTTGTAGTTTGGTTGATATCCTTCGATGGCCGGGATGGTGCGTTTGTTGGTGACTTTCGTGTTTTGCTGGCGGTGGTTGAATTGGACGAAGTCGTCTACGAAACGCAGTTCCTGTTTTTTGAGCTGGGCGTATAGTTCGTGGGTGGTATAGTTATGTATGCCATTGATGACGGTGATATCGTCCCAGCTGTTAAAGTGTTGTGCTTTTTTCAGTTCGTCGAGGATATCGGAGGCGCTCATATTTCTTTTATAGAGCAGTTCACCTACGAGGAAGACGGCGTATTCGTGTACGTTGTATCCCAGTTCGGGGAGCAGGTCGTACGGGCTACGTTTTGTTTCTACTGCCTGGTTGAGCAGGTCTACATCTGATACGACGGGTGACAGCAGGTATTTGCGTGCAGCAGCGCGCAATTTTTTGCTGACATAGTCTAGCAGTTGATCATTGACCTGGCTGTGGTTGACAAAATCATGGAGGATCTGTACAAACCGCTTGGAGGCTGGTAATCCAAACTGGGAGAGTATATCATTTTCCATATCCAGCACTTCCTCCTGCGCAGTATTTCCTCTGCTGGTCTTTTCCCGCAGCTCCACTTGCTGGCGCCGCTGATAATATTCCTGTAGTTTCAGTTTTAGCCGGTCCATGTGTTTAATTATTAATTATTAGAATATATTAACCTAAGATTAATTGCGCTTTTGATCATTCTTATGGTCCTGTCTGCCGTATTTTTCCGCTTTACTAATGAGCGGGCGTGGGTGACCGGTAACTGTATAAGCATAGGCGCTCAGCCTGCCTAAATGCATGCTGATTTTCAATAACTTATGAAATTGGGAATTTAATGGGAGAGTGTGCAAAGATACCCCTTTTCTTTGAGCCATCCAAGCGTTTGGGGAGCGTTAGGCGTGCCGGGGATACATTAGCATAAGTAGCTATACCCGGCGTATTGGTTATCATGGAGGCAGGGGTGATCCGTGGTTGGAGGGGTGGGTATAAAAATTTCGTTAAAGCCGGGTTTATGATGATCTTATGACTAAGGGGGGCTTTAATATGGGAGAAGGCATACCGGGTGTAGCCGGTATGCCAATGAGGGATGAGGTTAGAGAAATCCGCAGAATTCGCCGTCGCAGAAACAGCCTTCCATATTGCTGCATTTGTTGGAATTCTTACAGTTGGGGCCGCAGGAGCTTCTCAGTTTCATGATGTTACCGCCACCTTTAATAGCAGTGAGGTCCTTGCGGGACAAGGATTTGAATGTGGATATTTTTTTCATACTTATTGTTTTGGGAGGTTAAAAAGGGGGTTATAAAAGAAGGGGCAGGAATTGATACGGGGAGATAAGCCGGTATATTTTCCTGGTTTTAGTTAAATGCACAGTAGGTGCCGTAGCAACCGCAGCCCTGTTCGAAACAAAACAGGACGTTTTCTGCGGTTGTGCAGCTGGGGCCGCAGGAGCGCATTGTTTTCATGACGGTACCTCCACCTTTGATTTTTTTGAGTTGGGTACGGGTGATTTTTTCAAATTGGGTTTTCTTTTTCATGTAGCGGTTTTGCGGTTATTAAATATTGAGACAAGAT
Protein-coding regions in this window:
- a CDS encoding sigma factor; the protein is MEDFSHLDILITKWLNEGDLHFKAVFDHCYPRILQYATAFISDQLLREELAMNVLLKIWRLKEKINHLDDLNNYFFIMMRNEVISHLRKKKHDTIPTLPDNVSNTISHQQL
- a CDS encoding ComC/BlpC family leader-containing pheromone/bacteriocin, with protein sequence MKKKTQFEKITRTQLKKIKGGGTVMKTMRSCGPSCTTAENVLFCFEQGCGCYGTYCAFN